Within Mycobacterium heckeshornense, the genomic segment TGCAGACAGCTCAGGCGGTTTCGGTGATCGGCCGGTCCACCCAGCTCATCAGGCCGCGCAGCTTCTTGCCGGTGACCTCGATCGGGTGCTCGGCGTTGCGCTTGCGCAGTTCGGCCAGCTGCTTGCCGCCGTTCTCGACGTCGGCCACCAGTTTGTTGACGAAGGTGCCGTCTTGGATTTCCCGCAGGATTTCGCGCATGCGGTCCTTGGTGCCTGCGTCGATCACCCGCGGGCCGGACAGGTAGCCACCGAATTCTGCGGTGTCGGAGACCGAGTAGTACATCCGGCCGATGCCGCCCTCGTACATCAAATCGACGATCAGCTTCAGCTCGTGCAGCACTTCGAAGTAGGCCAATTCCGGCGGGTAGCCGGCTTCCACCATGACGTCGAAGCCGGCCTTCACCAATTCCTCGGTGCCGCCGCACAACACCGTCTGCTCACCGAAGAGGTCCGTTTCGGTCTCGTCTTTGAACGTGGTTTTGATGACACCGGCACGAGTACCGCCGATGGCTTTCGCATAGGACAGTGCCAGCGCCAGCCCGTCACCGCCCGGATCTTGCGCCACCGCAACCAGACACGGCACCCCCTTGCCGTCGACGAATTGCCGGCGCACCAGGTGCCCGGGTCCCTTGGGCGCCACCATCGCAACCGTGATGTCGGGCGCCGGCTTGATCAATCCGAAGTGGATGTTGAGCCCGTGACCGAAGAACAAGGCGTTGCCCGGCTGCAGGTTTGGCTCGATGTCGTTTGCGAAGATGCTCGGCTGCGCGGTGTCGGGTGCGAGCAGCATGATGACGTCGGCCCACCTGGCGACCTCGGCCGGGGTGTCGACCTGCAGGCCCTGCTCGCTGACCTTGGGACGTGACCTCGAGCCTTCCTTCAGGCCGACGCGGACGTCGACACCCGAGTCGCGCAGGCTCAGCGAGTGTGCATGGCCCTGGCTTCCGTAACCGATGACACCGACTTTGCGGCCGGCGATGATCGAGAGGTCGGCGTCGTCGTCGTAGAACATCTGCACTGCCACGTGTTTTTCTCCTTGGTTGTTACTTGGCTCCGCCCATGCCGCGCGGACCGCGAGACAGCGACACCAAACCGGACTGGACGATCTCGCGCACACCGAACGGCTCCAGTACCTTCAGCAGGGCTTCCAGCTTGGCCGGTGTCCCAGTGGCCTCGATGGTGAGCGACTCGGGAGATACATCAATCACCTTGGCGCGGAACAGGTTTGCTGCTTCGCTGACTTGGCTGCGATTACCGGCATCGGCTCGTACCTTGATCAGCGCGAGTTCTCGGGAGACCGAATTGTCCTCATCCTGCTCGACGATTTTGATGACGTTGACCAGTTTGTTGAGTTGTTTGGTGACCTGCTCGAGCGGAGTGTCCTCGGCGGAGACGACGATGGTCATCCGGGACATGTTCTTCTGTTCGGTGGCCCCGACCGCCAGCGACTCGATGTTGAAGCCGCGCCGGGAAAACAGTGCCGCCACCCGTGCCAGCACACCGGGTTTGTCCTCGACCAGCACCGACAGCGTGTGCGTCGTCGCGCTCATCAGGCGTGGCCTTCGTTAGGGTCGTCGAAAAGCGGGCGGATGCCGCGGGCGGCCTGGATCTCGTCGTTGCTGGTGCCGGCGGCCACCATCGGCCACACCTGCGCGTCGGCGCCGACGACGAAGTCGATCACCACCGGCCGGTCGCTGATGGCGCGGGCGGCGTTGATGACCTCGACGACGTCTTCTTCACGCTCGCAACGGAATCCGACGCAGCCAAGCGCCTCGGCCAACTTGACGAAGTCCGGGATACGGTGCGAGTGAGTGGCCAGGTCGGTCTGCGAGTAGCGCTCGGCGTAGAACAACGACTGCCATTGCCGCACCATGCCCAGGCTGCCGTTGTTGATCAGCGCAACCTTGATCGGGGCGCCCTCGACCGCGCAGGTGGCCAGCTCCTGGTTGGTCATCTGGAAGCACCCGTCGCCGTCGACCGCCCACACCTCGGCGTCGGGGCGGGCGATCTTGGCGCCCATCGCCGCCGGGATCGCGAAACCCATGGTGCCCAGCCCGCCGGAGTTGATCCAGGTGCGCGGCTTCTCGAACGAGATGAACTGCGCCGCCCACATCTGGTGCTGTCCCACCCCGGCGACGTAGACGGCGTCGGGCCCGGCGATCTTGCCCAGCGTTTCGATCACGTACTCAGGGCTGAGACTGCCGTCGCTCTGCGGCCCGTAGGACAACGGGTACGTGGCCTGCACCCCGCGCAGGTACTGCCACCACTCGTCGAAGCGGAAGGCGGCCCCGTCGTGGCGCAGCGCGGCGACCAGCTCGGTGATGACGGCCTTGACGTCGCCCACTATCGGCACGTCGGCGTGACGGTTCTTGCCGATCTCCGCGGGGTCGATGTCGGCGTGGATCACCTTGGCCTCCGGGGCAAACGAGTCGAGCTTTCCGGTCACCCGGTCGTCGAAACGGGTGCCCAGCGCGATCAGCAGGTCGCTGCGTTGCAGGCCCGCCACCGCCGCCACCGTGCCGTGCATGCCCGGCATGCCCAGATGCTGGGGGTGGCTGTCCGGGAAGGCGCCGCGCGCCATCAAGGTGGTGACCACGGGGATGCCGGTCAGCTCGGCCAGCTCGCGCAGCTCTTGGGTGGCGTTGCCGCGGATGACGCCGCCGCCGATGTACAGCACGGGTTTGCGGGCGGCCGCGATCAGTTTGGCGGCCTCCCGGACCTGGCGACTGTGCGGTTTGGTGGTGGGCTTGTAGCCCGGCAGATCTAACCGCGGCGGCCAGCTGAACGTGCATTGGCCCTGCAGCACGTCCTTGGGGATGTCGACGAGCACGGCACCGGGACGGCCGGTGGCGGCGATGTGGAAGGCCTCGGCCAGCACCCGCGGGATCTCGTCGCCGTCGCGGACCAGGAAGTTGTGCTTGGTGATCGGCATGGTGATGCCGGCGATGTCGGCCTCCTGGAAGGCATCCGTGCCGATCAGCGAACGCCCGACCTGCCCGGTGATCGCCACCACCGGGATCGAGTCCATCTGCGCGTCGGCCAGCGGGGTCACCAGGTTGGTGGCGCCGGGTCCGGAGGTGGCCATGCACACGCCGACCTTGCCGGTGGCGTGCGCATAGCCGCTGGCGGCATGCCCGGCGCCCTGCTCATGGCGCACCAGCACATGCCGGAGCTTCCTCGAGTCGAACAGCGGATCGTACACCGGCAGCACGGCGCCACCGGGAATACCGAAAATGACCTCGACGGCAAGCTCCTCCAACGACCGGATCACCGACTGTGCGCCGGTAAGTTGTTGCGGCGCAATACGTTTCTGATGAGGGTTCGACGGCTTTGTCGTTGACCTGCTGCCGTTGACGGGCTGGGATGGCGCCGACGGCGCGGTGGGTGCACTCACGGTGTCCTCTTTGGGTCCTCTTCGTTGGGTGTAGGAACGGCGACAACAAAAAACCCCCGTCAGCTCAGCTGCTGCACGAGGGTTGCGCGTTGGTGCTCGAAAGCTATCCCGGCGTGGGCTAGTCAGCCACCAACGCGCCGACCAAGTACTACGAGCAATTCGCGGCTGTCCATGACGACCGACGGTAGTCTCCGCACAGGTCAGCCGTCAAATCTGGGCGATCGGGCGGTTGCCGGTCGGGCTTGTCGGCGGTGACATGATGCATGGGTGGCTACCGGTTCTTCGGAGCGACCGTCCCCCGCGGCTCCGGTGGTGATCAAGATTTCGCCGATAGCGCACCTCGCGGTGGGCTTTATGACGCTGGGCCTGCTGGTGCCTGTGCTGACGTGGCCGCCAACATTGCCGCTGTTGGCGATTCCGCTAGCACTGTCCGGGTTGATCATTCGGCTGCGCACGATCGCCGACCGCGACGGTGTCACGGTACGGACGCTGCTGGGCAGCCGAACGGTCCGTTGGACCGATATCGACGGGCTGCGGTTCACTCGGGGCTCGTGGGCGCGGGCGCGGCTCAAAAGTGGCGGCGAACTGCGGTTACCTGCGGTCAGCTTCGCGACCCTGCCGTTGTTGACCGAAGCCAGCGGAGGCCGGGTGCCCAACCCCTACGCCTGACCCCGGCGGCCTGCTGCGGCCGTCTAATGCAAGGGGTTGGCGCCGTTGAGCAACACCCAGACGGCGGCTCCCGCGCCGATACCGAAGAGCAGCGCGGCGAAGGAGCCGATGAAAGGCCGCCGTGCCCAGCCCCGGCCGGCGTCGAAGCCGTAGCGGCCCGGACCAATCAGGATGACCGCGGCGGCGACGACGATGAGCGTCAGCTCGTATTCATGTCCGCCCGGCAGGAAGAACCGGAAGGAATCCGGGTTCGACTGCGCCGACATGTCCGCCAGCAGGCCGTTGAGGAGATAGGCC encodes:
- the ilvC gene encoding ketol-acid reductoisomerase — protein: MFYDDDADLSIIAGRKVGVIGYGSQGHAHSLSLRDSGVDVRVGLKEGSRSRPKVSEQGLQVDTPAEVARWADVIMLLAPDTAQPSIFANDIEPNLQPGNALFFGHGLNIHFGLIKPAPDITVAMVAPKGPGHLVRRQFVDGKGVPCLVAVAQDPGGDGLALALSYAKAIGGTRAGVIKTTFKDETETDLFGEQTVLCGGTEELVKAGFDVMVEAGYPPELAYFEVLHELKLIVDLMYEGGIGRMYYSVSDTAEFGGYLSGPRVIDAGTKDRMREILREIQDGTFVNKLVADVENGGKQLAELRKRNAEHPIEVTGKKLRGLMSWVDRPITETA
- the ilvN gene encoding acetolactate synthase small subunit, coding for MSATTHTLSVLVEDKPGVLARVAALFSRRGFNIESLAVGATEQKNMSRMTIVVSAEDTPLEQVTKQLNKLVNVIKIVEQDEDNSVSRELALIKVRADAGNRSQVSEAANLFRAKVIDVSPESLTIEATGTPAKLEALLKVLEPFGVREIVQSGLVSLSRGPRGMGGAK
- a CDS encoding acetolactate synthase large subunit, with product MSAPTAPSAPSQPVNGSRSTTKPSNPHQKRIAPQQLTGAQSVIRSLEELAVEVIFGIPGGAVLPVYDPLFDSRKLRHVLVRHEQGAGHAASGYAHATGKVGVCMATSGPGATNLVTPLADAQMDSIPVVAITGQVGRSLIGTDAFQEADIAGITMPITKHNFLVRDGDEIPRVLAEAFHIAATGRPGAVLVDIPKDVLQGQCTFSWPPRLDLPGYKPTTKPHSRQVREAAKLIAAARKPVLYIGGGVIRGNATQELRELAELTGIPVVTTLMARGAFPDSHPQHLGMPGMHGTVAAVAGLQRSDLLIALGTRFDDRVTGKLDSFAPEAKVIHADIDPAEIGKNRHADVPIVGDVKAVITELVAALRHDGAAFRFDEWWQYLRGVQATYPLSYGPQSDGSLSPEYVIETLGKIAGPDAVYVAGVGQHQMWAAQFISFEKPRTWINSGGLGTMGFAIPAAMGAKIARPDAEVWAVDGDGCFQMTNQELATCAVEGAPIKVALINNGSLGMVRQWQSLFYAERYSQTDLATHSHRIPDFVKLAEALGCVGFRCEREEDVVEVINAARAISDRPVVIDFVVGADAQVWPMVAAGTSNDEIQAARGIRPLFDDPNEGHA
- a CDS encoding PH domain-containing protein gives rise to the protein MTLGLLVPVLTWPPTLPLLAIPLALSGLIIRLRTIADRDGVTVRTLLGSRTVRWTDIDGLRFTRGSWARARLKSGGELRLPAVSFATLPLLTEASGGRVPNPYA